In Entelurus aequoreus isolate RoL-2023_Sb linkage group LG02, RoL_Eaeq_v1.1, whole genome shotgun sequence, one genomic interval encodes:
- the LOC133665389 gene encoding solute carrier organic anion transporter family member 3A1-like, protein MLCYVMLCHVMSCYVMLCHVMSCHVMLCHVILTRCPRRTLRSWQRPESPCISSCNCYTASVSPVCGANGVTYLSACFAGCTKAVSGNVGAGHQRAPNKDTFFVCAKQTHLFCLRRTNTPFLSAQNLTGCACVSATGDEAVALPGKCPSPGCQQAFLTFLCVICLCSMIGAMAQTPSVIILIRSDACSSHNRR, encoded by the coding sequence atgttatgttatgttatgttatgtcatgttatgtcatgttatgttatgttatgtcatgtcatgtcatgtcatgtcatgttatgtcatgttataTTGACACGATGTCCACGCAGGACTCTGCGCTCGTGGCAGCGTCCGGAGTCTCCGTGCATCAGCAGCTGCAACTGCTACACGGCGTCCGTCAGTCCGGTGTGCGGCGCCAACGGCGTCACTTACCTCTCCGCCTGCTTCGCCGGATGCACCAAAGCGGTGAGTGGAAACGTCGGCGCGGGCCACCAGAGGGCGCCAAACAAAGACACCTTTTTTGTCTGCGCCAAACAAACACACCTTTTTTGTCTGCGTAGAACAAACACACCTTTTCTGTCTGCGCAGAACCTGACCGGATGCGCGTGCGTCTCCGCCACCGGCGACGAGGCGGTGGCTCTACCGGGGAAATGTCCGAGTCCCGGCTGCCAGCAGGCCTTCCTCACCTTCCTGTGCGTCATCTGCCTGTGCAGCATGATCGGCGCCATGGCGCAGACGCCCTCCGTCATCATCCTCATCAGGTCTGACGCCTGCAGCTCGCATAACCGCCGCTAG